The proteins below come from a single Osmerus mordax isolate fOsmMor3 chromosome 3, fOsmMor3.pri, whole genome shotgun sequence genomic window:
- the arf2a gene encoding ADP-ribosylation factor 2a: MGNMFANLFKNLFGKKEMRILMVGLDAAGKTTILYKLKLGEIVTTIPTIGFNVETVEYKNISFTVWDVGGQDKIRPLWRHYFQNTQGLIFVVDSNDRERVNEAREELARMLAEDELRDAVLLVFANKQDLPNAMNAAEITDKLGLHSLRQRNWYIQATCATSGDGLYEGLDWLSNQLKNAK; this comes from the exons ATGGGGAACATGTTTGCAAATCTGTTTAAAAATCTCTTTGGCAAGAAAGAGATGAGGATTCTGATGGTGGGTCTGGACGCTGCCGGGAAGACCACCATCCTTTACAAGCTCAAACTGGGAGAGATCGTTACCACAATCCCTACCATCG GTTTTAACGTAGAGACGGTAGAATACAAGAACATCAGCTTCACAGTGTGGGATGTGGGCGGTCAGGACAAGATCAGGCCACTGTGGAGGCACTACTTCCAGAACACACAAG GCCTGATCTTCGTGGTGGACAGTAACGACAGAGAGCGAGTGAACGAGGCGAGGGAGGAGCTGGCGAGGATGCTGGCTGAGGATGAGCTGAGGGACGCCGTGCTGCTGGTGTTCGCTAACAAGCAG GACTTGCCCAATGCCATGAATGCGGCGGAGATCACAGACAAGCTGGGCCTGCACTCCCTGCGCCAACGCAACTGGTACATCCAGGCCACCTGCGCCACCAGCGGGGACGGCCTGTACGAGGGCCTGGACTGGCTGTCCAACCAGCTGAAGAACGCAAAATGA